Within Sorghum bicolor cultivar BTx623 chromosome 2, Sorghum_bicolor_NCBIv3, whole genome shotgun sequence, the genomic segment GTCGACTTGGGTTCGACCTTGGTGATGGCAGGGCAGGCGAGGCTTGTCGCGGAACGCCCGGGTGAACTTGGCTAGCTGCAGCGTGTCCTGGTCCGCTATGGCGTGCTGATGGAGGTCAGAGTTGGGCATGACAGCACGATCCAAGAGACTCTAGCAAAATGATATAGCGAAGCCACTGCTCCCCTGCAACAGTGAAGTTCACGGCACGAAGGCCGGTCTCAGTCGGGAACGCAAGAAGGGGGAAAACTCCGGTCTTGGCGAGGCTCACCGGGGGCTTGGTTTGGCGAGGTCGTGCATAGGAGTTCGACGCGGTGACCGTGGCAAGGACGGGGACGGACGCATCGTGGCCGCGGCGACGAGGTACATGTtggggtcgaggaggccgcggccGCCACGGCACGAGCAAAGAAGTTCGCGGCCGGCGCCAAGCAGTGGCGCTCGGGCCCGACGCGAAGGTCGTGGTCGTGGCGTCGCGAAGATCGCGGCCGAGGTTCGGCTTCGGTGGCGTCGGCGTCACAGGTCGGGGTCGTGGTCACGGCCGATGTTGCTGCTGCCCGGCGTCGCGACTGCTCGTGCACGTCCCACGGCTTGACGCAGAGGACGTCGCGGCGAGGTGGGGCGCTGGGCGAGGGCGACACGGCGTCGGGGTCACGGCGTGGTGCCGCGGCTCCGGTGCGAGGACGGCGCGGCACGGTCGCGGGCGATGTCGACATCGCGAGCGCAGAGCGGACCGGTGGCGGAGTTGGTGCCACGGCAGCATAGCTTCAGGACGAGGCCATGGCGCGGTCGTGGGTGGCTTCGGTGTGGTCGTGCTCTGTGACGTCCGCGGCGAGCTCGTCGGCGAGGCGACGCAGAGGAAGGGGCGCGGCCGACACGGCGTTGCGGGGCTGGGCTCCTGCTCGACGCGGAGGGATCAACGTCGAGGAGGGGGGGCTCGCGGCCTGGAGTAGGGggcttggtggcggttgacggcGCCGGTCGCGGCTTGCGGACGACGGCGTCGTGGGGTCGGGGCTCGGCGTCGGCGCTCGGCTTGGCGGCGACGAGTGCACGAGGGCGAGGCTTGACGGAGCGGCGACGGCTGGGAATGGAGGAGagagcggcggcgg encodes:
- the LOC110432362 gene encoding vegetative cell wall protein gp1-like → MGTYELHVTCPVNEALGGGWLCNCQPWPPPLSPPFPAVAAPSSLALVHSSPPSRAPTPSPDPTTPSSASRDRRRQPPPSPLLQAASPPSSTLIPPRRAGAQPRNAVSAAPLPLRRLADELAADVTEHDHTEATHDRAMASS